A window from Salvia miltiorrhiza cultivar Shanhuang (shh) chromosome 2, IMPLAD_Smil_shh, whole genome shotgun sequence encodes these proteins:
- the LOC131009360 gene encoding salviol synthase-like, with protein sequence MEILVLCISIVFLLSTFIFLKNGSQKSNGKFPPGPRKLPLIGNIHNLMGAVPHRALHQLAQKLGPMMGLQLGELSVVVISSADAAKQIMSTHDVNFASRPPITTVEIIGYGCTTITFSPYGEYWRRLRKICTLELLSAKRVESFRSLREEVFVDLSRRFASMEGSEINFSDEFNSATYAVISRAVIGDEKKQHLALLHHVKEMVDLSAGFDISEFFPSIKLFKLVSRLRRRLIVLHKEIDGILENVINQHRIANSVNHEDLLDVLLKYHQDGLTMDNIKSVVGDMIGAGSDTSSTLMEWVMSELLKNPRILERAQQEVRKVFDEEGYVDESLIPQLKYLKSVVKETLRIHPPVPLLLPRLCGETCEIDGYEIPAETKIIVNAWAINRDPKYWDDPDCFQPERFMDNVVDYKGNHFEYIPFGAGRRICPGMAFGMANVELPLGLFLYHFDWKLGGGMKPQDLDMEEAFGVTARRNKQLCLVPTIKRPLPT encoded by the exons atGGAGATTCTGGTGTTATGCATCTCAATAGTATTCTTGTTGTCCACCTTCATATTCTTGAAAAATGGAAGCCAAAAATCAAATGGAAAATTCCCTCCGGGCCCACGGAAGCTGCCCTTGATTGGGAACATACACAATCTGATGGGCGCGGTTCCTCACCGCGCCCTTCACCAGCTCGCCCAGAAGCTGGGGCCCATGATGGGCCTTCAGCTGGGCGAGCTCTCTGTTGTTGTCATCTCCTCCGCCGATGCTGCAAAGCAAATAATGAGCACCCACGACGTCAACTTCGCATCTCGGCCCCCGATTACAACAGTAGAGATAATCGGCTACGGGTGCACGACCATCACTTTCAGCCCCTACGGCGAGTACTGGAGGCGGCTGCGCAAGATCTGCACGCTCGAGCTTCTGAGCGCGAAACGCGTGGAGTCGTTCCGGTCACTGAGAGAGGAGGTGTTTGTTGATCTCAGCAGGAGGTTCGCATCCATGGAGGGATCGGAGATCAATTTCTCCGACGAGTTCAACTCCGCGACGTACGCCGTGATTTCGAGGGCAGTCATAGGGGATGAGAAGAAGCAGCATCTGGCTTTGCTCCATCATGTGAAAGAGATGGTGGATTTGTCGGCGGGGTTTGATATCTCGGAATTTTTCCCTTCCATCAAATTATTCAAGTTGGTGAGTAGATTGAGAAGGAGGCTTATAGTTTTACACAAAGAGATAGATGGGATACTTGAGAATGTCATCAATCAACATCGAATTGCTAATTCTGTCAACCATGAAGATCTCCTCGATGTTCTCCTCAAATATCACCAAGATGGACTTACAATGGACAACATCAAGTCTGTCGTCGGG GACATGATAGGTGCTGGAAGTGATACATCATCCACACTAATGGAATGGGTCATGTCTGAACTCCTCAAAAATCCAAGAATACTTGAAAGGGCACAACAAGAGGTGAGGAAGGTTTTCGATGAAGAGGGATACGTGGACGAGTCGCTCATTCCGCAGCTCAAGTATCTGAAGTCAGTTGTGAAGGAGACTCTGCGGATACATCCGCCCGTGCCTCTGTTACTTCCAAGATTATGCGGTGAAACATGTGAGATCGATGGATATGAAATACCAGCAGAAACCAAAATCATCGTCAACGCATGGGCAATAAACAGAGACCCTAAATATTGGGATGATCCTGACTGCTTTCAACCAGAGAGATTTATGGATAATGTGGTGGATTATAAAGGAAATCATTTCGAATATATCCCATTTGGTGCTGGAAGGAGAATATGCCCTGGCATGGCATTCGGCATGGCCAACGTTGAGCTCCCTCTGGGattgtttttgtatcatttcGATTGGAAATTAGGTGGTGGGATGAAGCCTCAAGATTTAGATATGG